The following are encoded together in the Hydractinia symbiolongicarpus strain clone_291-10 chromosome 14, HSymV2.1, whole genome shotgun sequence genome:
- the LOC130625044 gene encoding uncharacterized protein LOC130625044: MKAILGSHVSYNITLSSSQPVFYGVPQGLILDPLLFLLYFNETEKQLENCEIMMYATVINFHHNNIFSIEHALTKDLKNLSDWLEENELILNLKQEKNRDKINNTERYQYLGVNLDPPLTMVDHFNSVYRRVSGRLRMLRKIRSNLSATAALRIYQAMIVPNATYCSLTNYFHQPYRMHMLELLDST; this comes from the exons ATGAAAGCAATTTTGGGTTCC CACGTTTCCTACAACATCACCCTATCTTCGAGTCAACCCGTATTTTATGGTGTCCCTCAAGGATTAATACTGGATCCGCTGCTCTTTTTACTCTATTTTAACGAGACTGAAAAGCAACTCGAGAACTGCGAAATTATGATGTATGCCACGGTCATTAACTTTCATCACAACAATATATTTTCAATCGAACATGCACTCACCAAAGACTTAAAGAATTTATCTGACTGGTTAGAAGAAAATGAACTCATCTTGAAccttaaacaagaaaaaaacagaG ATAAAATTAACAATACAGAAAGATACCAGTATCTAGGAGTCAACCTGGATCCACCACTGACTATGGTTGATCATTTCAACTCTGTATACAGGAGAGTATCTGGGAGACTTCGAATGTTACGTAAAATTAGATCTAATCTATCAGCTACCGCAGCACTGCGTATCTATCAGGCTATGATCGTACCGAACGCAACATATTGTTCACTTACAAATTACTTCCACCAGCCATACAGAATGCATATGCTCGAGTTACTAGATAGCACATAG